A single genomic interval of Daucus carota subsp. sativus chromosome 1, DH1 v3.0, whole genome shotgun sequence harbors:
- the LOC108208163 gene encoding probable ADP,ATP carrier protein At5g56450 — protein sequence MGEVKEEGNERDSIGSPRLVQTNWLTNFHRDLVAGAVMGGAVHTIVAPIERAKLLLQTQDSNMAILSDRHKRFKGMFDCIVRTVRDEGILSLWRGNGSSVLRYYPSVALNFSLKDLYRNILRSGFFEEGHFATGASANFIAGACAGCTTLIIIYPLDIAHTRLAADLGRGEARQFRGIYHFLSTIRQKDGIRGIYRGLPASLQGMVVHRGLYFGGFDTIKEKMSENPELEVALWKRWIAAQAVTTSAGLISYPLDTVRRRMMMQSGLEKPMYRSTLHCWKKIYRTEGITSFYRGALSNMFRSTGAAAILVLYDEVRKFMNWGRL from the exons ATGGGTGAGGTGAAAGAAGAGGGAAATGAGAGGGACTCAATAGGGTCACCAAGATTAGTGCAGACCAACTGGTTGACAAATTTTCATAGAGATCTAGTGGCTGGGGCTGTCATGGGTGGTGCTGTTCACACCATTGTTGCACCTATTGAGAGGGCTAAGCTTCTTTTGCAAACCCAAGATAGCAATATGGCTATTTTAAGTGATCGCCATAAGAGGTTTAAGGGAATGTTTGATTGTATTGTTAGGACTGTCCGAGATGAAGGTATTTTATCTCTTTGGAGAGGCAATGGTAGCAGTGTTCTTCGGTATTACCCTTCGGTTGCTCTCAATTTTTCTCTTAAG GACCTTTATCGCAATATCCTACGTAGTGGATTCTTCGAAGAGGGTCATTTTGCAACCGGTGCTTCTGCCAACTTCATTGCCGGAGCCTGTGCTGGTTGTACAACCCTGATCATCATCTATCCTCTAGATATTGCACACACCCGTCTAGCTGCAGACCTTGGAAGAGGCGAGGCTCGTCAGTTTAGAGGTATATACCATTTTCTTAGTACTATAAGACAAAAGGATGGAATTCGAGGGATCTACAGAGGGCTCCCTGCATCTCTGCAAGGAATGGTTGTTCACCGAGGCCTTTATTTTGGTGGATTTGATACTATAAAAGAGAAAATGTCTGAAAATCCAGAGTTAGAGGTGGCTTTGTGGAAGCGATGGATAGCTGCTCAAGCAGTCACTACATCTGCTGGATTGATCTCATATCCGCTGGATACTGTTCGGCGGAGAATGATGATGCAATCTGGCTTGGAAAAGCCTATGTACCGCAGCACGCTGCATTGCTGGAAGAAAATTTACAGGACAGAAGGGATCACCTCATTCTACCGTGGAGCTCTTTCAAACATGTTTAGGAGTACCGGTGCTGCTGCAATACTTGTTCTATATGATGAAGTGAGGAAGTTCATGAACTGGGGTAGATTGTAG
- the LOC108203768 gene encoding serine/threonine-protein phosphatase 7 long form homolog, with protein sequence MDFDQTRPPQAIIDAINDAGFEWVFRLGQVKHDRGLITAFIERWRPETHTFHLPFGEATITLEDVHHILGLRTTGRPFILHGFTTTARERLAMIRDVLGLTPEAADVRKNCLRVGWLIDNFGDCARLDEAAEDFDEQTIFHIRAHLLCVIGSLFPDSSGNYVNLNLLWMLRDLQSVDGYSWGSAVLAYLYRKMCDSTHKVTKNFVGYATLVQVWIYERFPTLAPRHTATPLIIYPLALRWTEPFTRTEVPHGQRRITRYELDNMIEANFRWRPYAHFDDEHQPEYDLYLRWTAPTPLMYMAYVEWCYTDRVTRQFGFVQDIPTSSPRANHSNLHTIVNEAINWEGARESHTRIWDRSLERALTSPPLMFGEGCTAAYMPWFLAVTRRYIVNPVYWRTAEAFQGTQGATQALEDQLVDMESAIDPATLDLARAQRIVQGLLGRFRGSRNPSRHRGRPPVTPVEPEPGTYYTHVASGSSDTGGWSHLVGTSSSPVGDVAGTSRADGWDSWPASTVRPSTYAGDDYEGGPRGFTVRLEDDQDMSAKRQSQESYQFQDADAYRPDMSFLRDQYTTPPPQVPVPSFASQSYIFGAPAFPFAPPPERSTPTPIQMSTFASYTGESSPWAPPSTAVPGHSEAEEQPEDEHRQQPPRAAKGKGRRCHTGSHIFGHKKK encoded by the exons ATGGACT TTGATCAAACCAGGCCGCCTCAGGCAATAATAGATGCTATTAATGATGCGGGCTTTGAGTGGGTGTTCAGGTTGGGTCAGGTCAAGCATGACAGGGGCTTGATTACTGCTTTTATCGAGAGGTGGCGTCCAGAGACGCACACTTTTCATCTACCTTTCGGGGAGGCCACCATTACACTGGAGGATGTCCATCACATTCTCGGGTTACGAACCACTGGCCGACCATTTATTCTACATGGCTTCACCACCACAGCTCGCGAGAGATTGGCCATGATACGCGATGTTCTTGGACTGACTCCCGAGGCGGCTGATGTGAGGAAGAACTGCTTGAGGGTCGGTTGGTTGATTGATAACTTTGGCGACTGTGCCCGGTTGGACGAGGCAGCGGAGGATTTTGATGAGCAGACTATCTTTCACATCAGGGCACACCTACTGTGTGTTATTGGATCGTTGTTTCCTGATAGCAGCGGGAACTATGTGAATCTCAACCTCCTTTGGATGCTACGTGACTTGCAGAGCGTGGATGGTTATAGCTGGGGGAGTGCTGTTCTTGCATACCTTTATAGGAAGATGTGCGATTCCACCCATAAAGTCACAAAAAACTTCGTTGGATACGCCACGTTAGTACAG GTGTGGATATACGAGCGGTTCCCTACATTAGCTCCCCGACACACGGCCACACCCCTGATTATCTACCCACTTGCGCTAAG GTGGACAGAGCCGTTTACCCGTACTGAGGTGCCGCACGGTCAGCGTCGTATCACCCGGTACGAGCTGGATAACATGATTGAGGCAAATTTTCGGTGGAGGCCGTATGCACATTTTGATGACGAGCATCAGCCTGAGTATGATTTGTACCTGCGTTGGACTGCTCCTACGCCTTTAATGTACATGGCCTATGTGGAGTGGTGTTATACTGATAGGGTGACGAGGCAGTTCGGGTTCGTGCAGGACATACCCACATCCTCTCCACGTGCGAATCATAGTAACCTGCACACCATTGTCAACGAGGCCATTAACTGGGAGGGCGCCAGGGAGTCTCACACTCGTATATGGGATAGGTCCCTTGAGCGAGCTCTTACATCTCCCCCACTCATGTTTGGCGAGGGTTGCACTGCGGCATACATGCCTTGGTTTCTTGCAGTGACACGTAGATACATTGTAAACCCCGTCTATTGGAGGACTGCAGAGGCTTTCCAGGGCACACAGGGCGCCACACAGGCACTG GAGGATCAGCTTGTAGATATGGAGAGTGCCATTGACCCTGCTACCCTGGATCTTGCTCGGGCACAGAGGATTGTACAGGGGTTGTTAGGACGTTTTAGGGGTTCAAGAAACCCTAGCAGACACAGAGGACGGCCACCAGTTACACCAGTTGAGCCGGAGCCAGGCACGTACTACACTCACGTGGCCAGTGGTAGCTCAGACACGGGAGGTTGGTCAcacctggttggcacttcttcTTCGCCGGTTGGGGATGTAGCGGGTACTTCTAGGGCGGATGGATGGGACTCCTGGCCCGCGTCGACGGTCAGGCCATCTACATATGCAGGGGATGACTACGAGGGTGGTCCACGTGGCTTTACGGTCAGATTAGAGGATGACCAGGACATGTCTGCTAAGCGTCAGTCGCAGGAGTCATACCAGTTCCAGGATGCAGATGCTTATCGTCCTGACATGTCTTTCCTGAGGGATCAGTACACCACACCTCCGCCACAGGTCCCGGTGCCGTCATTTGCTAGCCAGTCCTACATCTTCGGGGCACCCGCGTTTCCATTCGCACCGCCACCAGAGAGGTCCACTCCTACTCCTATACAGATGTCCACTTTTGCTTCGTACACTGGTGAGAGTAGTCCATGGGCGCCCCCCAGCACAGCAGTACCAGGGCACTCCGAGGCCGAGGAGCAACCTGAGGATGAGCATCGACAGCAGCCACCTAGAGCTGCGAAGGGAAAGGGTCGAAGATGTCACACCGGAAGCCACATCTTCGGCCATAAGAAGAAGTAG
- the LOC108207164 gene encoding cytokinin riboside 5'-monophosphate phosphoribohydrolase LOG8 — MEGNTSGRFKRICVFCGSHPGRRKVFSDAALDLGDELVDRKIDLVYGGGSVGLMGTISQRVYEGKCHVLGIIPKALVPLEISGETVGDVRIVSDMHERKAEMAREADAFIALPGGYGTMEELLEMITWSQLGIHKKPIGLLNVDGYYNSLLALFDTGVEEGFIKPSARDIILSAPSAKELLIQMEQYIPSHDNVAPHESWGMEELGKYPK; from the exons ATGGAAGGCAATACAAGTGGGAGATTCAAGAGAATCTGTGTCTTCTGTGGAAGCCATCCTGGCCGTAGAAAGGTTTTCAGTGATGCTGCTCTTGACTTGGGAGATGAACTG GTTGATAGAAAGATTGACTTGGTGTATGGTGGTGGTAGTGTTGGTTTGATGGGAACCATTTCCCAGAGAGTTTACGAGGGAAAATGTCATGTACTTGG GATTATTCCTAAAGCTCTTGTGCCTCTGGag ATATCTGGCGAGACTGTTGGAGATGTAAGAATTGTTTCAGACATGCATGAGCGTAAAGCTGAAATGGCGCGAGAAGCTGATGCTTTCATTGCTCTTCCAG GAGGATATGGAACCATGGAAGAACTATTGGAGATGATCACTTGGTCTCAACTTGGAATTCATAAAAAGCCG ATTGGTCTACTAAATGTTGATGGTTATTACAACTCTTTGCTAGCGTTATTTGACACCGGTGTAGAAGAAGGTTTCATCAAGCCCAGTGCTCGGGACATAATTCTCTCAGCTCCAAGTGCCAAAGAACTTTTGATACAGATGGAG CAATATATTCCTTCCCATGACAATGTTGCTCCTCATGAGAGCTGGGGGATGGAGGAGCTGGGCAAGTATCCAAAGTAA